The Arachis duranensis cultivar V14167 chromosome 2, aradu.V14167.gnm2.J7QH, whole genome shotgun sequence genome has a window encoding:
- the LOC107474848 gene encoding pentatricopeptide repeat-containing protein At5g48910: MSSINMNIPLLHPKTSTPHHSQLLLTQIRTCQSMQELKQVHAFLIKTAQNHEPVVATELLRQSATSDFRDIDYALSLFDEMPEPDCFAWNTLIRALAETHDRPLHALLFFCNMVSDGMVEPNRFTFPSVLKACSVLTRLEVGKQVHGLVVKFGFSGDEFVVSNLLRMYVMCGNMEDSHVLFRRSVDGVDYMNKVMRDKRREEGIVVLCNVMVDGYVRVGNLTAARELFDRMHKRSVVSWNAMISGYAQNGYFSEAIELFHRMQMEDLLPNRVTLVSVLPAISRLGAIELGKWVHLYAERNKIKIDDALGSALVDMYAKCGSIGKAIQVFESLPKSNVITWNAILGGQAMHGKAKDVFDFFARMERSGISPSDVTYIAILSACSHAGLVDKGRSYFNHMVNVGFVPRIEHYGCMVDLLGRVGYLEEAKELILNMPIKSDDVIWKALLGACKVHKNVEIGRRAAEVLMQLAPHDSGAYVAMSNIYASSGDWDAVAEVRLMMKDLDIRKDPGCSWIEIDGVIHEFLVEDDSHPSAKEIHSMLEEISNKLNFEGYRPDTTQVLLKMDETHKESVLHYHSEKIAVAFGLISTTPKTPLQIVKNLRICKDCHSSMKLISKIYNRKITIRDRKRFHHFEHGSCSCMDYW; encoded by the coding sequence ATGTCATCCATAAACATGAACATACCGCTGTTGCACCCCAAAACCAGCACACCTCATCATTCACAGTTGCTCCTCACACAAATCAGGACATGCCAAAGCATGCAAGAATTGAAGCAAGTGCATGCCTTTCTCATCAAAACAGCACAAAACCATGAACCTGTTGTGGCAACAGAGCTTCTCAGGCAGTCTGCAACCTCTGATTTTCGTGATATTGACTATGCCCTCTCGTTGTTCGATGAAATGCCTGAACCAGATTGCTTTGCCTGGAACACGTTGATAAGAGCACTTGCTGAAACCCATGATAGGCCACTGCATGCCTTGCTGTTTTTCTGCAATATGGTGTCTGATGGGATGGTGGAACCCAACAGGTTCACCTTCCCTTCTGTGTTGAAGGCTTGTTCAGTGTTGACCAGGTTGGAGGTAGGGAAGCAGGTTCATGGTTTGGTTGTGAAGTTTGGATTTTCTGGTGATGAGTTTGTGGTTAGCAATCTGCTAAGGATGTATGTGATGTGCGGGAATATGGAGGATTCCCATGTTTTGTTTCGCAGGAGTGTTGATGGTGTTGATTATATGAACAAAGTGATGAGGGATAAGAGGAGGGAGGAAGGTATTGTGGTTCTGTGCAATGTGATGGTTGATGGGTATGTGAGAGTTGGGAACCTTACGGCTGCTAGGGAGTTGTTTGACAGGATGCATAAAAGGAGTGTGGTTTCTTGGAATGCAATGATTTCCGGCTATGCACAAAATGGGTATTTTTCGGAGGCCATAGAATTGTTTCATAGGATGCAGATGGAGGATTTGCTCCCGAACCGGGTGACTTTGGTCAGCGTGTTGCCTGCAATTTCACGGCTCGGGGCCATTGAACTGGGGAAATGGGTGCATTTGTATGCAGAGAGGAACAAGATTAAGATTGATGATGCTCTTGGCTCTGCATTAGTTGATATGTATGCAAAGTGTGGGAGCATTGGGAAGGCCATTCAGGTCTTTGAGAGTCTGCCTAAGAGTAATGTGATAACATGGAATGCTATACTCGGTGGTCAAGCCATGCATGGTAAAGCCAAGGacgtgtttgatttttttgcgAGGATGGAAAGAAGTGGCATATCCCCTAGTGATGTAACATACATAGCCATCTTGAGTGCTTGTAGCCATGCAGGGTTAGTAGACAAGGGTAGATCATATTTCAATCATATGGTTAATGTGGGGTTTGTGCCTCGGATAGAGCACTATGGATGCATGGTTGATCTCTTGGGACGTGTTGGATATCTAGAAGAAGCCAAAGAACTTATATTGAACATGCCAATAAAATCAGATGATGTCATATGGAAGGCATTGCTTGGTGCTTGTAAGGTACATAAGAATGTTGAAATTGGAAGGCGTGCAGCAGAGGTTTTAATGCAACTGGCTCCACACGATAGTGGGGCATATGTGGCTATGTCGAACATATATGCCTCATCTGGTGATTGGGATGCAGTTGCAGAGGTGAGGTTGATGATGAAAGACTTAGACATAAGGAAAGACCCTGGATGCAGTTGGATCGAGATTGATGGTGTTATTCATGAGTTTCTTGTTGAAGATGATTCCCATCCTAGTGCCAAAGAAATACACTCAATGTTGGAGGAAATTTcgaacaaattaaattttgaaggtTATAGGCCAGATACCACACAAGTCTTGCTTAAGATGGATGAGACACATAAAGAAAGTGTGCTGCATTACCACAGTGAGAAGATTGCAGTTGCCTTTGGCTTAATCAGTACAACACCAAAGACCCCACTTCAGATTGTGAAAAACTTGCGAATTTGTAAAGATTGTcattcctccatgaaattaataTCAAAGATTTACAATCGCAAGATAACTATCAGGGACAGGAAGCGGTTTCACCATTTTGAGCATGGTTCATGTTCTTGTATGGACTACTGGTAG